Part of the Candidatus Poribacteria bacterium genome is shown below.
CAACGGGGTGGTAAGAACCATCATACAATCGCACACCTACATCAACGAGGGGATAACCCCCTAAAGTTCCGGCGGTTATTGCCTCTTCAACCCCTTTACGAACAGCGGGTATATACTCTTGAGGAATAGCGCCTCCCTTGATTTCGTTGACGAATTCAAAACCAGATCCTTGTTCTAATGGATAAATTTCAATGACCACATGTCCGAATTGACCGCGCCCACCGGATTGACGAACAAAACGCTCGTTCGCTGTTACGGAACGTTGGATAGTCTCACGGTATGAAACTTGAGGTTGGCCAATCTCTGCTGAAACCTTAAATTCTCGAATCAAGCGATCCACAATAATTTCTAGATGTAACTCTCCCATGCCGGACAGGAGTGTTTGTCCTGTTTCTGAGTCCTGATGAACCTTAAAAGTTGGGTCTTCTTCAGCTAACTTTGATAGTGCGATGTTCATCTTTTCGATATCCGACTTGGTTTGAGGCTCGATAGCGATGGACATTACTGGAGATGGAAATGCCATTGATTCCAAGACGATTGGGTCATTCGGATCGCAGATAGTATCCCCAGTCATCACGGACTTGAAGCCAATGATGGCAGCGATATCGCCTGCATAGATGGCTTGGCGCTCCTCACGCTTGTTTGCGTGCAGCTGCATCAATCTGCCGATCCTTTCAAACTTTCGGTGCGTACTGTTATATACAGTCATCCCTTTCGCCAAAACACCGGAGTAAACACGGAGGAATGTGAGTTTGCCAACGTGCGGATCGGTTGTAATTTTGAATGCTAGCGCAGAAAAAGGCGCATCATCATCTGCTAAACGGGTTCCTTCCTCTTCAACTTCTGGATCCAAGCCGGTTACTGGTGGAACATCTGTTGGGGAGGGCAGATAATCGACCACTGCATCTAGTAACGGTTGGACGCCTTTATTCTTGAGGGCGGTGCCGCACAAGACGGGAACAATTTTTCCGCTTAACGTCGCACTCCTCAAACCCGCTTTAATCTCTTCTTCCGATAACTCAACCCCATCAATATATTTGGCTAAGAGGTCATCGTCACACTCGGCAATTGCTTCTAACATCTGTTCCCGATATTCCAGAACACTTCCCATCATTTCATCCGGAATATCTGTCTCAAACATTATAGATCCGGAACTGGCTTCGTCCCATGCCAAGCCTTTGAGTGAAATCAGATCGACAATGCCATTGAAACTTTCCGCAGAACCGATTGGCAATTGAATTGGGACTGCCGAAGTACCGAGCCGTTCGACCATCATTTCGACTGTTCGGAAAAAGTCTGCACCGGTTCGATCCATTTTATTGATCAGTGCAATGCGTGG
Proteins encoded:
- the fusA gene encoding elongation factor G; translated protein: MTSEKRRSIEQRRFPLTHTRNIGIMAHIDAGKTTVTERMLYYTGKVHRMGEVDDGTTTMDWMAQEQERGITITAAATTCQWDGHGINIIDTPGHIDFTVEVERSLRILDGAVAVFCAVGGVEPQSETVWRQADKYQVPRIALINKMDRTGADFFRTVEMMVERLGTSAVPIQLPIGSAESFNGIVDLISLKGLAWDEASSGSIMFETDIPDEMMGSVLEYREQMLEAIAECDDDLLAKYIDGVELSEEEIKAGLRSATLSGKIVPVLCGTALKNKGVQPLLDAVVDYLPSPTDVPPVTGLDPEVEEEGTRLADDDAPFSALAFKITTDPHVGKLTFLRVYSGVLAKGMTVYNSTHRKFERIGRLMQLHANKREERQAIYAGDIAAIIGFKSVMTGDTICDPNDPIVLESMAFPSPVMSIAIEPQTKSDIEKMNIALSKLAEEDPTFKVHQDSETGQTLLSGMGELHLEIIVDRLIREFKVSAEIGQPQVSYRETIQRSVTANERFVRQSGGRGQFGHVVIEIYPLEQGSGFEFVNEIKGGAIPQEYIPAVRKGVEEAITAGTLGGYPLVDVGVRLYDGSYHPVDSSEIAFSNAARIAFKDGVKRANPILLEPIMEIEVIAPDDYLGKVMGDLNARRAQILQTDMHPKSGTQVIKAYVPLAEMFGYVKTLRSLTQGRATYSMEFAHYSSVPQSIAEEIISSK